One Capsicum annuum cultivar UCD-10X-F1 chromosome 2, UCD10Xv1.1, whole genome shotgun sequence genomic window carries:
- the LOC124896152 gene encoding uncharacterized protein LOC124896152, with the protein MAILGNSSEATIKKQWQIKAAIVYRNFIAKIKEKGIRQGFIHEDVWESWQRLWADPKCVEKSKINAQNHRGGKEVAAGTHTGGSISTGEYRKRLERFEEILREKTLAESVIDQIEAYYQAAGGQKK; encoded by the exons ATGGCTATTTTGGGGAATTCAAG TGAAGCTACAATAAAGAAACAGTGGCAGATTAAGGCAGCAATTGTGTATAGAAATTTCATTgctaaaatcaaagagaaaggAATTAGGCAAGGTTTTATACATGAAGATGTCTGGGAAAGCTGGCAGCGACTTTGGGCAGATCCTAAGTGTgttgaaaagtcaaaaataaatgcGCAGAATCATCGTGGAGGCAAAGAAGTCGCCGCTGGAACTCACACGGGAGGTTCTATCTCAACTGGAGAGTACCGAAAGAGACTT GaaagatttgaagaaatattACGAGAAAAAACATTAGCAGAATCTGTTATTGATCAAATTGAAGCATATTACCAAGCTGCTGGAGGACAAAAGAAGTAA